The Bacteroidota bacterium genome contains the following window.
GATGTAACCATCAGCTGGAGCACCGCCAGCGAACAAAATTCAGATTACTTTACGGTGGAGCGTTCTCTTGATGGAAATAATTTTTCCGCCATTGCCACTAAGCCCGCTGGAGGCAACACCAGCACCATTCAGAATTATTCAGCCGTGGATGCGGATGCCTACAGCGGAATTTCTTTTTACCGCGTGAAAGAAACCGACTTTAACGGAGCGTATATTTATTCAGGTACCATCACCGTAAGCGGATGCGCGGGTGACGATATAATTATTTACGGTGAAGAGGGTGGTGCAGCCATTAACATCAACGCATTGGAGGACGGGCAATACAACATTGAAATGTTTGATGTGCTGGGGCAGAAAATTACAGGGCAAATTGCAAATGTTACTGCCGGAAACAATCACATAAAACTTTCTCCGAACAATATTGCTTCTGCAATTTATGTGGTAAAAGTTTTTAATAACAATAATGCAATCGCTAAAAAAGTATTTATCCGTTCAGATTATTAAGCATGAGTTATACTGCACCCATAGAGAAAAAGAGTATGTCTGCCAACAAGACAGGTAAACAAACCTACGCGGACTACCTCAAAACTCCCGAGGGCTGGGGCTATGAACTTTTTGATGGCAACATCAGGGACATGGCTCCCGCGCCTTACACCAATCATCAGTCGGCTGCCGGTAATTTGTTTGCTGAACTTAAATTGCTTGCTGAAAAAAACAATCTCGGAAAAGTTTACATCGCTCCCACCGATGTATATTTTGACGAACATAACTGCGTGCAGCCCGATATTCTTTTCATATCAAAAGAAAGAGTGCACATCATCACCGAAAAGAACATACAGGGCGCGCCCGATTTAGCAGTAGAAATTGTTTCGCCTTCCACGAAGCATTACGACACTGTGGAAAAAAAGAATCTCTACCAGCGCTTTGGCGTAAAAGAGTACTGGATTGTTTTTCCGGAAGAAGAGAGAGTGATAATTTTTTCTCTGAAAAATGGAGCGTACCATTTACTCAGAACGTACACCAAAGCAGATGTTTTACATTCTCAAACTTTCAGCGCTTTTAAAATAGAACTGACAAAAATATTTACCCCCGTAATCCAACAATAAATATGCAACGTCAAATGAAAAAAGTTTATTTACTCACCCTCACGCTTGTTTCTGCAGGAATAGTAACAGTTAAGGCACAGAATATTTCCATTAATACTACAGGATTACCTAACTCTACCAGCAGCATGCTGGAAGTGTTGCAGCCAGCAGGTGCAGCAAGCGGAACAAAAGGTCTTCATGTGACACATGCCGGGGCAGCAGGCGGCACTGCTTACGCTATTTGGGCTGAAGCCACAGGTGCTGCAAACAAATACGCGATAGTTGTTCCTTCTACAGGAGGAAATGTA
Protein-coding sequences here:
- a CDS encoding Uma2 family endonuclease; its protein translation is MSANKTGKQTYADYLKTPEGWGYELFDGNIRDMAPAPYTNHQSAAGNLFAELKLLAEKNNLGKVYIAPTDVYFDEHNCVQPDILFISKERVHIITEKNIQGAPDLAVEIVSPSTKHYDTVEKKNLYQRFGVKEYWIVFPEEERVIIFSLKNGAYHLLRTYTKADVLHSQTFSAFKIELTKIFTPVIQQ